In the Chloroflexota bacterium genome, one interval contains:
- a CDS encoding ABC transporter permease gives MTRYIIRRLLLAVPVMVLVATAVFLLLRIVPGDPAGVMLGPDATEERRMELRRQLGLEDPLPVQYIAFLSKIVQGDLGQSYFLQKPVSDALLERVQPTVMLTILATLVAICIGLPTGILAAHYRGSWLDVFSTGMAIVGASIPTFVMGLLLILIFATGLKWLPTTGYESLEKNAGESLRYMILPAFTLGLASSALLARITRSMMLDVLGQDYVRTARAKGLRESMVVLRHALKNAFIPVLTTIGIIVASLLGGAVITEQIFNLPGMGKLLILAIGRRDFPVIQGAILTIATVYVLVNLVVDMMYSFLDPRIRHA, from the coding sequence ATGACTCGCTATATTATCCGCCGCCTGTTGCTGGCCGTGCCGGTCATGGTGCTCGTGGCGACAGCCGTGTTTCTGCTCTTGCGTATTGTGCCCGGCGACCCGGCCGGCGTGATGCTTGGCCCCGACGCCACCGAGGAGCGCAGGATGGAGTTGCGGCGGCAACTGGGACTCGAGGACCCGCTGCCCGTCCAGTATATTGCCTTCCTGTCCAAGATCGTGCAAGGCGATCTCGGCCAGTCGTATTTCCTGCAGAAGCCGGTCAGCGACGCACTGCTGGAGCGCGTGCAGCCGACCGTCATGCTGACGATCCTCGCAACGCTGGTTGCCATCTGTATTGGCCTGCCAACCGGCATCCTGGCCGCGCATTACCGCGGATCGTGGCTCGATGTCTTTTCGACCGGCATGGCAATTGTCGGCGCGTCGATCCCAACATTCGTTATGGGCCTCCTGCTGATTCTCATTTTTGCCACCGGCTTGAAGTGGCTGCCCACCACCGGTTACGAATCGCTTGAGAAAAACGCCGGCGAGTCGCTGCGCTACATGATCCTGCCCGCCTTCACGCTCGGCCTGGCGTCGAGCGCACTGCTGGCGCGCATCACGCGCTCGATGATGCTTGACGTGCTAGGGCAGGACTATGTGCGCACCGCGCGGGCGAAAGGTCTGCGCGAGTCGATGGTGGTGCTGCGCCATGCGCTCAAGAATGCGTTTATCCCGGTGCTGACGACCATCGGCATCATCGTCGCGTCATTGCTGGGCGGTGCGGTCATCACGGAGCAGATATTCAACTTGCCCGGCATGGGTAAGTTGCTGATTCTGGCGATCGGGCGGCGCGATTTTCCCGTGATTCAGGGTGCAATTCTGACCATCGCCACCGTGTACGTGCTCGTCAACCTGGTGGTGGACATGATGTACTCGTTCCTCGATCCGCGCATCCGGCACGCCTAG
- a CDS encoding ABC transporter permease has translation MTTTAISQTSALLVTKPSWWSQLTRRRNIMIGSTVMIIMLALAILAPNLTTYDPVRVVPLDRLKLPGDPHLFGTDTQGRDVFSRVIYGSRLSLTVGFGVSLVVLLAGTLVGLVAGYIRQLDTPLMRILDGMMAFPGIILAIAIMAARGAAVENVIIALAVVSTPRLARVVRSVVLSLSETAFVEAARATGCTVQRIIATHLLPNCVSPLIVQVSFIFAEAVIGEASLSFLGAGAPPEVPSWGGMLNDSRIVLSQAPWTMLFPGTALTLTVFGLNLLGDGLRDVLDPRLRRR, from the coding sequence ATGACCACTACCGCCATATCACAAACCTCTGCATTGCTTGTTACCAAACCCTCGTGGTGGAGCCAGCTCACGCGCCGCCGCAATATCATGATTGGCAGCACGGTCATGATCATTATGCTGGCGCTTGCAATTCTGGCGCCGAACCTGACCACGTATGATCCGGTCAGGGTGGTGCCGCTCGACCGCCTGAAACTGCCGGGCGACCCGCACCTGTTTGGCACAGATACCCAGGGGCGCGATGTATTCAGCCGTGTGATCTACGGCTCGCGCTTGTCGCTGACGGTCGGCTTCGGCGTTTCGCTGGTCGTGTTGCTGGCGGGCACGCTGGTTGGGCTGGTGGCAGGCTACATCCGGCAGCTTGACACGCCATTGATGCGCATCCTTGATGGCATGATGGCGTTTCCGGGCATTATCCTGGCGATAGCAATTATGGCCGCGCGCGGCGCGGCGGTCGAGAACGTCATCATTGCGCTGGCGGTTGTTTCGACGCCGCGCCTCGCGCGTGTGGTACGCAGCGTCGTGCTCTCACTGAGCGAGACGGCGTTCGTCGAGGCGGCGCGCGCCACGGGCTGCACTGTACAGCGCATCATCGCGACGCACTTGCTGCCCAACTGTGTGTCGCCCTTGATCGTCCAGGTCAGTTTCATCTTTGCGGAGGCGGTCATCGGCGAGGCGTCACTGTCGTTCCTCGGCGCGGGCGCGCCGCCCGAGGTGCCGTCATGGGGCGGCATGCTCAATGACTCGCGTATCGTGCTGAGCCAGGCGCCGTGGACAATGCTGTTCCCGGGCACGGCGCTGACGCTGACCGTCTTCGGGCTGAACCTGCTCGGCGATGGTCTGCGCGACGTGCTTGATCCGCGTCTCCGCCGGCGATAG
- a CDS encoding carbon-nitrogen hydrolase family protein translates to MSTVRASVVQDAPCAFDLDRSLAKALTRIDEAAAQGAQLVVFPEAYLTGYPKGHDFGARVGMRSPDGRDWFRRYYESALAVPGPQTAVLGAAARKHGLHLVIGVIERDGGTLYCTVLFFGPDGKLSGKHRKVMPTAMERLIWGYGDGSTLPVLDTPLGRMGAAICWENYMPLLRMAMYGQGIQLYCAPTVDDRDTWLPTMRTIAIEGRCFVLSACQYARVSDFPADYAPIQGTNLDTVLIRGGSSIVSPLGEVLAGPCFNESAVLTADLDMGAIARGKYDFDVVGHYARPDIFQLHVNTAARKSVVLAD, encoded by the coding sequence ATGAGTACAGTTCGTGCCAGCGTCGTGCAAGATGCCCCGTGCGCGTTTGACCTGGACCGTTCGCTGGCGAAGGCGCTGACCCGTATCGACGAGGCGGCGGCGCAAGGTGCGCAACTGGTGGTCTTCCCCGAGGCCTACCTAACCGGCTACCCGAAGGGGCATGATTTTGGCGCGCGTGTCGGCATGCGCTCGCCGGATGGGCGCGATTGGTTCCGCCGCTACTACGAGAGTGCGCTGGCGGTGCCGGGGCCGCAAACGGCCGTGCTCGGCGCCGCTGCGCGCAAGCACGGCCTCCATCTTGTGATCGGTGTGATCGAGCGCGACGGCGGTACCCTGTACTGCACTGTGCTCTTCTTCGGGCCGGACGGCAAACTGTCCGGCAAACATCGCAAGGTGATGCCGACGGCCATGGAGCGGTTGATCTGGGGCTACGGCGACGGATCGACCTTGCCGGTGCTGGATACGCCGCTCGGCCGTATGGGTGCGGCGATCTGCTGGGAGAACTACATGCCGTTGCTGCGCATGGCGATGTACGGGCAGGGCATCCAGTTGTACTGCGCGCCGACCGTGGACGACCGCGACACCTGGCTGCCGACGATGCGAACAATCGCGATCGAAGGGCGCTGTTTCGTGCTATCGGCGTGCCAGTATGCGCGTGTATCCGACTTCCCGGCGGATTATGCGCCGATCCAGGGCACCAATCTGGATACCGTGCTGATTCGCGGCGGGTCGAGCATCGTGTCGCCGCTGGGCGAGGTGCTGGCCGGGCCATGCTTCAACGAGTCAGCGGTGCTGACGGCCGACCTGGATATGGGCGCCATAGCGCGCGGCAAGTACGACTTCGACGTGGTCGGCCATTATGCGCGCCCGGACATCTTTCAACTGCATGTGAACACGGCGGCCCGGAAGTCCGTGGTGTTGGCGGATTGA
- a CDS encoding LLM class flavin-dependent oxidoreductase → MTERVAIYLQDKHEIREGMQYAQYAEARGFEAVWQAESRLVRDAIVPMAAFAAVTSRIKIGSGVINNWTRNIGLLAATFLTLDDLAPDRILCGIGAWWDPLARNVGIERKKPLKAMRETIDVMRRLLAMERVTFHGEFHHVDGIELDVVHGRRAPRNVPFYIGATGDAMMEMAGEMADGVLLNYCVPPEYNTNALERLTAGAHKAGRTLDQIDRPQLVVCSVDRDHGRAVQAAKELLTQYLAQQPHIAKASGTSDAVVQRIQSILGWPATKEQIHAAMQFVPDDLIERITASGTPNEVIDRVALYTQNGCTCPVLYPLGDDVKLMIDTFAQ, encoded by the coding sequence GTGACCGAACGAGTAGCCATCTATTTGCAGGACAAGCACGAAATCCGCGAAGGCATGCAGTACGCGCAGTACGCCGAAGCGCGCGGATTTGAGGCGGTCTGGCAGGCGGAATCGCGGTTGGTGCGCGACGCCATCGTGCCGATGGCGGCATTCGCCGCCGTGACATCGCGCATCAAGATCGGCAGTGGGGTTATCAACAACTGGACGCGCAACATCGGCCTGCTCGCGGCCACCTTTCTGACGCTCGATGACCTCGCTCCCGACCGCATCCTCTGCGGCATCGGCGCGTGGTGGGATCCGCTGGCGCGCAATGTCGGTATCGAGCGCAAGAAGCCGCTCAAGGCGATGCGCGAGACGATCGATGTCATGCGCCGCTTGCTGGCCATGGAGCGTGTCACGTTTCATGGCGAGTTTCATCACGTGGACGGCATCGAACTGGACGTCGTGCACGGCCGCCGCGCGCCGCGCAACGTGCCGTTCTATATCGGCGCGACCGGTGATGCGATGATGGAGATGGCCGGCGAGATGGCTGACGGTGTGCTGCTGAACTACTGCGTGCCGCCCGAGTACAACACGAACGCGCTCGAGCGGCTGACGGCTGGAGCGCACAAGGCGGGCCGCACGCTCGACCAGATCGACCGCCCGCAACTCGTGGTCTGCTCCGTGGACCGGGACCACGGCCGCGCTGTGCAGGCGGCCAAAGAACTGCTGACGCAGTACCTGGCGCAGCAGCCGCATATCGCCAAAGCCAGCGGCACGAGCGATGCGGTCGTGCAGCGCATCCAGAGTATCCTCGGTTGGCCGGCCACGAAGGAGCAGATTCACGCGGCGATGCAGTTCGTGCCCGACGATCTGATCGAGCGAATCACGGCGAGCGGTACGCCGAACGAGGTTATCGACCGGGTCGCTCTATACACACAGAACGGCTGCACCTGCCCGGTGCTTTATCCGCTGGGCGACGACGTGAAGCTGATGATCGATACCTTTGCGCAGTAG
- a CDS encoding tetratricopeptide repeat protein — MPLNPPQDLPEGRAAGTNPPRAARSRDESFKRWLAVSIASVALFVALTSLLQADASGRNARLNREAQQVAVNGSTVASTGQQKYLFGTYVAARQYAELRAQAQHLETSGAEAAASAFITASEALTGLSPLLLPPYASVRASDGYRVPDYSLYESDSWVVTATLLSQRREAAMLESGSWDTKASNYVAIITIYAVVLFLFGLAATVSGLVRGLLVVVGLGLSAAASVGNVANFVSPVERLPQRAIEQYAQGYGLAWQGRFDDAVGRYDAAVAAAPGFAAAYAERGSAYLNMKPPRLDLAIRDYELALARGGGRYEDQWNLGWTLYMTGRYAESIAHSRQAVAMNASACGPMLNLALAMLAQGQAVADKAYDDAVAYCAAVAMAPPDKGLSSPVSIWLMLQSASDDIDNLLCQVNGQHCYAGRDRPSTGNIGNRAALPALGEKYRKRIKEAMVRLEYYPGKVVALTGAQVEPFTFGNEVTDEDGMFRSYVARDEFPDNARTIYAMFSYRGLNKNTQTVWKIYHDGVDAFGLRYNENWNLVADGTAIKSVTQRYGLQNGRYDVELYGNGELLATGAFTVAPAADLMVDLPAGARPSAPISVGNLSFADDFANNWNGWWTGRIDRARIGEIGGGEYRLFSSVPDDVWRAQCDDCVEADNYYYEVDTRFIGGLPDWGYGLTAHGNRSTNRTYAFLINGNGQFSIWKVSPGQAVKLSDWAKSAAVIAGGVNRLGVLVRGGSFEFYANGQLLKRVSDASLPRGYFGLTVEHNDVEVAFSNLRIWGVR, encoded by the coding sequence ATGCCCCTCAACCCTCCGCAGGATCTGCCCGAAGGCCGCGCGGCCGGCACGAATCCCCCGCGCGCAGCACGCAGCCGCGATGAATCGTTCAAGCGCTGGCTTGCCGTATCTATCGCGTCCGTCGCGCTCTTCGTCGCGCTGACGTCGCTGCTTCAGGCCGATGCCTCCGGGCGAAACGCGCGCCTCAATCGCGAAGCGCAGCAGGTCGCCGTCAATGGTTCGACCGTCGCATCCACCGGCCAGCAGAAATACCTGTTTGGCACCTACGTGGCCGCCCGCCAGTATGCAGAACTGCGCGCGCAGGCGCAGCACCTTGAGACGTCCGGCGCCGAGGCGGCCGCCTCCGCTTTCATCACCGCCTCGGAGGCGTTGACCGGGCTGTCGCCGCTGCTGCTGCCGCCGTACGCCAGCGTGCGCGCCAGCGACGGATACCGGGTGCCCGACTATTCGCTATACGAGTCCGATTCGTGGGTCGTTACGGCAACGCTGCTCAGCCAGCGTCGAGAAGCGGCGATGCTGGAATCCGGCTCGTGGGATACCAAGGCCAGCAACTATGTCGCCATCATCACAATTTACGCGGTCGTGCTTTTCTTGTTCGGCCTGGCCGCGACGGTCAGCGGACTGGTGCGCGGGCTGCTGGTGGTGGTCGGGTTGGGGTTGAGCGCGGCCGCGTCTGTCGGCAACGTGGCCAACTTCGTGTCGCCGGTCGAGCGCTTGCCGCAGCGCGCCATCGAGCAGTACGCCCAGGGCTACGGGTTGGCATGGCAGGGGCGCTTCGACGATGCGGTGGGCCGGTATGATGCGGCTGTCGCTGCCGCGCCAGGCTTCGCGGCGGCGTACGCGGAGCGCGGGTCGGCGTACCTCAACATGAAGCCGCCCCGGCTCGACCTGGCCATCCGGGATTATGAATTAGCGCTGGCGCGCGGCGGGGGACGCTACGAAGACCAATGGAATCTCGGTTGGACGCTGTATATGACCGGACGTTACGCGGAGAGCATCGCGCACAGCCGCCAGGCGGTCGCGATGAACGCGAGCGCCTGCGGACCGATGCTAAACCTTGCGCTGGCGATGCTTGCGCAGGGGCAGGCTGTAGCGGACAAGGCGTATGACGATGCCGTTGCCTATTGCGCCGCGGTCGCGATGGCGCCCCCGGATAAAGGTCTCAGTTCGCCGGTATCAATCTGGTTGATGCTGCAATCGGCGTCGGACGACATCGATAATTTGCTTTGCCAGGTGAATGGGCAGCACTGCTACGCGGGCCGCGACCGGCCAAGCACGGGCAATATCGGTAACCGCGCTGCGCTGCCGGCCCTGGGCGAGAAGTACCGCAAGCGCATCAAAGAGGCCATGGTACGCCTGGAGTACTATCCGGGCAAGGTCGTTGCGCTGACCGGCGCACAGGTGGAGCCGTTTACATTCGGAAATGAAGTGACCGATGAGGACGGCATGTTTCGCTCATATGTCGCTCGCGATGAGTTCCCGGACAATGCGCGGACCATCTACGCGATGTTCTCGTACCGTGGCCTGAACAAGAACACCCAGACGGTCTGGAAGATATATCACGATGGCGTCGATGCGTTTGGCCTGCGGTACAACGAAAACTGGAATCTGGTCGCGGACGGTACCGCCATCAAGAGCGTCACGCAGCGCTACGGCTTGCAGAACGGTCGCTACGACGTCGAGCTGTACGGAAACGGCGAGTTGCTGGCGACCGGGGCATTCACGGTGGCGCCCGCGGCCGATCTGATGGTTGATCTCCCGGCGGGCGCGCGCCCGTCGGCGCCCATCAGCGTCGGTAACCTGAGCTTCGCCGACGACTTCGCGAACAACTGGAATGGCTGGTGGACTGGGCGGATCGACCGCGCCCGCATCGGGGAGATCGGCGGGGGCGAATACCGCCTCTTCTCGTCCGTGCCGGACGATGTCTGGCGCGCGCAGTGCGATGACTGCGTGGAGGCCGACAACTACTACTACGAAGTGGACACGCGTTTCATCGGCGGCCTGCCCGATTGGGGTTACGGCCTGACCGCGCACGGCAATCGCTCGACGAATCGCACGTACGCCTTTCTGATCAATGGCAACGGCCAGTTCTCGATCTGGAAGGTCTCCCCCGGGCAGGCGGTCAAACTGTCTGACTGGGCGAAGAGCGCGGCCGTTATCGCCGGCGGCGTGAATCGTCTCGGTGTACTGGTGCGCGGCGGTTCATTCGAGTTCTATGCGAATGGGCAGTTGTTGAAGCGGGTATCGGACGCGTCGCTGCCGCGCGGCTATTTCGGGCTGACGGTCGAGCACAACGATGTCGAAGTGGCATTTTCGAATCTGCGGATCTGGGGTGTGCGCTGA
- a CDS encoding FAD binding domain-containing protein, with protein sequence MPRQINEYARPRTVAEAVKLLKAPEAAALAGGTSLLGGDAPGVQMVVDLQGLPLNYVRNEPDGCHIGALTTLQAVAGGAVGGEAGALLRRAAALSAQHTERQAATLGGVLAAAGWNDLLVALVAVDAWARVVWSGGVEVVPCDVLARDRQQWLDRGTLITEVLTPVQPAGARFGFARVARTPHDAALVAVAVRVARMNEHRVHDTRVAVGGAEPAVVRLHEIERLLDGRGLNSSEAQLAGEAARQAVRPIDDMRATAAYRRAMVAVLIRRALAEATR encoded by the coding sequence GTGCCACGACAAATCAATGAATATGCGCGGCCGCGCACGGTGGCCGAAGCAGTGAAGCTGCTCAAGGCGCCGGAGGCCGCGGCGCTGGCCGGCGGAACCAGCCTGCTCGGCGGCGATGCGCCGGGCGTCCAAATGGTCGTCGACTTGCAGGGTCTGCCGCTCAACTACGTGCGGAATGAGCCGGACGGTTGTCACATCGGCGCGCTGACGACACTGCAGGCGGTTGCGGGCGGCGCGGTTGGCGGCGAGGCCGGCGCGCTGCTGCGGCGGGCGGCTGCGCTGTCGGCGCAGCATACGGAGCGGCAGGCGGCCACGCTGGGCGGCGTGCTGGCGGCGGCCGGATGGAACGACCTGCTGGTGGCTCTGGTGGCCGTTGATGCCTGGGCGCGCGTGGTCTGGAGCGGCGGCGTCGAAGTCGTCCCGTGCGACGTGCTGGCGCGCGACCGGCAGCAGTGGCTCGATCGTGGAACGCTGATCACCGAGGTACTAACGCCCGTGCAGCCGGCCGGCGCGCGGTTCGGGTTCGCTCGTGTCGCGCGCACACCGCATGATGCGGCGCTCGTCGCGGTGGCGGTGCGTGTCGCGCGCATGAACGAACACCGTGTGCATGACACCCGCGTGGCGGTGGGCGGCGCGGAGCCGGCCGTCGTGCGCCTGCACGAGATCGAGCGTCTGCTCGACGGCCGCGGACTCAATAGCAGTGAAGCGCAGCTGGCCGGCGAAGCGGCGCGGCAGGCGGTGCGCCCTATCGACGACATGCGCGCAACGGCGGCGTACCGTCGCGCGATGGTGGCTGTGCTGATTCGGCGGGCGCTTGCAGAAGCAACACGTTAG